A window of the Lactuca sativa cultivar Salinas chromosome 5, Lsat_Salinas_v11, whole genome shotgun sequence genome harbors these coding sequences:
- the LOC111912456 gene encoding polyphenol oxidase I, chloroplastic — MASLPTPTVTAAGATTKTYSSSFTTTSPVISSWPLFSKKCALNKPLKHKISCNAGSSENSLNNLDRRNVLLGLGGLAGAVNLTSVPSVGAAPISAPDISKCGTNPLSGFRPGESTPTGGDCCPPDSPQIMDFKFPKNEAFRVRPAAHLLSPKYIAKFNEAIKRMKELPETDPRNFLQQAHIHCAYCNGAYTQSSSGFPDIEIQIHNSWLFFPFHRWYLYFYERILGSLIDDPTFALPFWNWDTPAGMTIPKYFNDPKNAVFDPKRNQGHLQGVVDLGYNGKDSDTTDIEKVKNNLAIMYRQMVTNATDPTAFFGGEYRAGIEPISGGGSVEQSPHTPVHRWVGDPRELNGENLGNFYSAGRDTLFYCHHSNVDRMWSLWKMQGGKHKDITDPDWLNTSFVFYDENKNLVRVYVKDCLYTNQLGYDYQRVDVPWLKSKPVPRAPRSGVARKSIGKVKQAKEVSFPVKLDKTVKVLVARPKKSRSKKEKEDQEELLIVQGITYDSEKYVKFDVYVNDEDDDASAPDQTEFAGSFAQLPHKHKGKTMSKTNFRAGLTELLEDLEADDDDNVLVTIVPRSGSEDITIDNIKIIYA, encoded by the coding sequence ATGGCTTCTCTTCCCACACCAACAGTTACAGCTGCCGGAGCCACCACTAAAACCTACTCTTCTTCTTTCACCACCACTTCCCCTGTCATCTCTTCTTGGCCGTTGTTCTCGAAGAAATGTGCCCTTAATAAGCCACTAAAACACAAAATCTCTTGCAATGCTGGTTCTTCTGAGAACTCCTTGAACAACCTTGATCGCCGGAATGTTCTTCTCGGTCTCGGTGGTCTTGCCGGAGCTGTGAACTTGACGTCTGTTCCGTCTGTCGGAGCTGCGCCAATATCCGCCCCGGATATTTCCAAATGTGGGACTAACCCTCTTTCAGGGTTTAGACCTGGGGAGAGCACTCCCACCGGCGGCGACTGTTGCCCGCCTGACTCCCCCCAGATCATGGACTTCAAGTTCCCTAAGAATGAGGCGTTCAGGGTGAGACCCGCAGCCCATTTGCTCAGCCCTAAGTACATTGCTAAATTCAACGAAGCGATCAAACGCATGAAGGAACTTCCCGAAACCGATCCTCGAAACTTTCTGCAACAAGCACACATTCACTGTGCTTACTGCAATGGCGCTTACACTCAATCTTCAAGTGGATTTCCCGATATTGAAATCCAGATTCATAACTCATGGCTGTTCTTCCCCTTCCACCGTTGGTATCTCTACTTTTACGAGAGAATCCTGGGGAGCTTGATCGATGATCCCACTTTCGCTTTGCCATTCTGGAACTGGGACACCCCTGCCGGAATGACAATTCCGAAATACTTTAACGATCCCAAAAACGCAGTTTTTGATCCCAAAAGAAACCAAGGTCACTTGCAAGGAGTCGTCGATCTGGGTTACAATGGGAAAGATTCAGACACTACTGATATCGAAAAGGTGAAGAACAATCTCGCGATAATGTATCGTCAAATGGTGACAAACGCCACCGACCCCACAGCTTTCTTCGGTGGTGAGTATCGTGCCGGAATCGAACCCATTAGCGGTGGTGGATCAGTCGAACAAAGCCCACACACACCTGTTCACCGGTGGGTCGGTGACCCAAGAGAACTTAACGGTGAAAACCTCGGTAACTTCTACTCCGCCGGTCGTGACACGCTCTTTTACTGTCACCATTCCAACGTCGATCGAATGTGGTCGTTGTGGAAGATGCAGGGAGGCAAACACAAGGACATCACCGATCCCGATTGGCTCAACACCTCTTTCGTGTTTTACGACGAAAACAAGAATCTTGTTCGAGTGTATGTTAAGGATTGTTTGTACACAAACCAGCTAGGGTACGACTACCAGAGAGTCGACGTACCATGGCTAAAAAGCAAGCCAGTCCCACGTGCACCCAGGTCTGGAGTTGCGAGGAAATCCATCGGAAAAGTAAAACAGGCGAAGGAAGTTTCCTTCCCGGTGAAACTCGACAAGACCGTGAAGGTTTTGGTGGCAAGACCGAAGAAATCAAGAAGCAAGAAGGAGAAGGAGGACCAAGAGGAGCTTTTGATTGTTCAGGGTATCACTTATGATAGCGAGAAGTACGTGAAGTTTGATGTGTATGTGAACGACGAGGACGACGATGCTAGTGCACCAGATCAGACTGAGTTCGCCGGAAGTTTCGCACAGTTGCCACACAAACACAAGGGTAAGACGATGAGCAAGACCAACTTCCGCGCCGGACTGACGGAGCTGCTGGAGGATCTGGAGGCCGACGACGACGACAATGTTTTGGTGACGATTGTCCCAAGGTCTGGATCCGAAGACATCACCATTGATAACATCAAGATCATCTACGCTTGA